In Amyelois transitella isolate CPQ chromosome 3, ilAmyTran1.1, whole genome shotgun sequence, a single genomic region encodes these proteins:
- the LOC106129796 gene encoding uncharacterized protein LOC106129796: MALLYRATRLKDRADTHVFTFVVTRAITVDRDDVNSKDFCCAHQRWAVALGRSGDASLGVYLVWRGVCEGMRVYVDFTFTLLSKDHFTANESFSGKQVRFTAGCAAHGRVRCVSFAELNKFTDARGQFLLELSMSKVRTLYSCELRAPRLDTPPIAFAGFDWSVSASGGNNKEPLSLRLVRLSGEGQMCRVRFALALGEGERRLHSGPLECICDADGHTLPWIPRVPSRLLSKGVRLTVELVWVTALAELAIPAGGRAVTCYDRDKQAWAIRCDMQSESVRLHMLYRDVHNVPLNHLRYVSWSAWLLRANPAPGEPDSEELPGSPFRHYYAQELTDDGLMMETSLLVEDISRPGCPFLHPGSELRVRLEWGDTYLLFQANYHVYDDLCRLQGHQMRREIAALQAENYSLERQLFSYQKSLAYAQAQAGEPTAADSGRRSPAERSLSTDTEYA; the protein is encoded by the exons ATGGCGTTGCTGTACCGCGCCACGCGGCTCAAGGACCGCGCCGACACCCACGTGTTCACGTTCGTGGTCACGCGCGCCATCACCGTCGACCGTGATGACGTCAACTCCAAGGACTTCTGCTGCGCGCACCAGCGGTGGGCGGTCGCCTTGGGTCGCTCCGGAGATGCTTCGCTAG GTGTATACCTAGTATGGCGTGGCGTTTGCGAGGGCATGCGCGTATACGTCGATTTCACCTTCACACTACTTAGCAAAGACCACTTCACCGCCAATGAGAGCTTTTCGGGCAAGCAGGTCCGCTTCACCGCGGGCTGCGCAGCCCATGGGCGCGTGCGCTGCGTCTCCTTCGCAGAGCTCAACAAGTTCACCGACGCCCGCGGCCAGTTCTTACTCGAGCTTAGCATGTCCAAAGTGCGCACTCTATACTCGTGCGAACTTCGGGCGCCCCGGCTTGACACGCCGCCCATAGCCTTCGCCGGCTTTGACTGGTCGGTGTCGGCCAGCGGCGGCAACAATAAGGAACCACTTTCTCTACGACTTGTCCGCCTATCGGGCGAGGGCCAGATGTGTCGCGTGCGATTCGCGCTCGCTCTCGGAGAGGGCGAAAGACGCCTGCATTCGGGACCTCTCGAATGTATATGCGACGCGGACGGCCACACCCTGCCCTGGATTCCTCGGGTGCCTTCGCGTCTGCTCAGCAAGGGAGTGCGGCTGACTGTGGAACTAGTTTGGGTGACGGCACTGGCCGAGTTGGCTATCCCGGCGGGCGGCCGCGCTGTCACGTGCTACGACCGTGACAAGCAGGCCTGGGCGATTCGCTGTGACATGCAGTCGGAATCTGTTCGTCTTCATATGCTCTATAGAGACGTGCACAACGTGCCGCTCAATCACTTACGATACGTTAGCTGGTCAGCTTGGCTGTTGCGCGCGAACCCAGCCCCAGGGGAGCCGGATTCCGAAGAGTTGCCTGGTTCGCCTTTCCGGCACTACTACGCGCAGGAGCTGACAGATGATGGACTCATGATGGAGACTTCTCTTTTAGTGGAAGATATTTCGCGGCCAGGGTGCCCTTTTCTACACCCCGGCAGTGAGCTTCGTGTCCGCCTGGAATGGGGCGACACTTACTTACTCTTTCAAGCTAATTACCATGTCTATGACGATCTCTGTCGTCTGCAAGGACATCAGATGAG acGGGAGATAGCCGCTTTGCAAGCAGAAAACTATTCCCTGGAGAGGCAACTGTTCAGCTATCAAAAGAGCCTGGCGTATGCGCAGGCGCAGGCGGGGGAGCCCACCGCGGCCGACTCCGGGCGCCGTTCCCCCGCCGAACGATCTCTCTCTACAGACACGGAATATGCGTGA
- the LOC106129800 gene encoding uncharacterized protein LOC106129800 has translation MAQGKLKVKSKLPAGAKVKKNKGKAVTKRSNAPVPSKSTAVERNKMKAKVTKMVNAQAEQQLRALATSSGELSAAQQHVAKAPTAPAPAK, from the coding sequence ATGGCTCAAGGCAAACTAAAAGTTAAAAGCAAACTGCCCGCAGGAGCAAaagttaagaaaaacaaaggcAAAGCTGTTACAAAGCGGAGCAACGCACCTGTTCCTAGCAAATCTACCGCGGTCGAACGTAACAAGATGAAGGCTAAAGTGACAAAAATGGTGAACGCACAGGCTGAACAGCAACTCAGGGCTTTGGCCACCAGCTCTGGAGAACTGTCAGCAGCACAGCAACATGTGGCGAAGGCGCCAACGGCACCGGCGCCTGCTAAATGA